The proteins below are encoded in one region of Elgaria multicarinata webbii isolate HBS135686 ecotype San Diego chromosome 20, rElgMul1.1.pri, whole genome shotgun sequence:
- the LOC134411323 gene encoding coiled-coil domain-containing protein 50-like: protein MADVDIDRSCLAPVQEVCRDFAVLEDGALAYCLQEQEIEQHYASNVQKHQLFRRDVRIAKKLQRLEEQAGKRPDPEPQQQQHSQETGSAPDGARRKAEEGRQGKDQAQQEITAKRLQDREEPEKGPRHRQKQRLRSWQGPRGDDTEPLNWAMAELELQGQQQQQQLRRDEALAWKLHAEEQMQLRARKTRQRGDDYRAAQVAQDEEIARYIQDQELTAPWRPPSEDVAAQSFVEAHGSLSEPRQRHGRQKEARQSCAVASPISVQPLESSEAPRGAAAAAAAAIKPQPCRNIAEDLDPTFKAKRMEPPAADGPTCSQAAAPVRPVPVDGFFDYLDEVAESTFVSPTKRQPEKVGRHKSRDRKEGCKQQ, encoded by the exons ATGGCTGATGTGGACATTGACCgctcctgcctggcccctgttCAGGAAG tttgccgGGATTTTGCCGTCCTGGAAGACGGTGCCTTGGCCTACTGCCTGCAAGAGCAAGAGA TTGAGCAGCATTATGCCTCCAACGTCCAGAAGCACCAGCTGTTCCGGAGAGACGTCCGGATCGCCAAGAAGCTGCAGCGCCTGGAGGAACAAGCCGGCAAGCGGCCGGACCCtgagccacagcagcagcagca CAGCCAAGAGACGGGTTCCGCCCCGGACGGTGCTCGGAGGAAGGCTGAGGAGGGGCGCCAGGGGAAGGACCAAGCCCAGCAG GAAATTACAGCCAAGCGATTGCAGGACCGGGAGGAGCCCGAGAAAGGGCCGAGGCACCGGCAGAAGCAGAGGCTGAGGAGCTGGCAGGGGCCGAGAG GTGACGACACTGAGCCCCTAAACTGGGCGATGGCAGAACTGGAGCTGCAGggccagcagcaacagcagcagctccgGCGAGATGAAGCCTTGGCCTGGAAGCTCCACGCGGAGGAGCAGATGCAGCTT AGAGCCAGGAAGACGCGGCAGCGTGGCGATGACTACAGAGCTGCCCAGGTGGCTCAGGATGAG GAGATCGCTCGGTACATCCAGGACCAGGAACTGACAGCACCGTGGAGACCCCCAAGTGAGGACGTGGCAGCCCAGAGCTTCGTGGAGGCACACGGCAGCCTCTCCGAGCCAAGACAGAGACACGGCCGACAG AAGGAGGCCCGGCAGAGCTGCGCAGTGGCGTCCCCCATCTCCGTTCAGCCGCTGGAAAGCTCCGAGGCGcccagaggagcagcagcagcagcagcagcagccatcaa GCCGCAGCCTTGCCGGAATATTGCTGAAGATCTGGACCCAACCTTTAAGGCCAAAAGGATGGAGCCCCCTGCGGCTGACGGGCCCACCTGCTCCCAAG ctgcTGCCCCGGTACGGCCGGTTCCAGTGGACGGCTTCTTTGACTACTTGGATGAGGTTGCAGAATCTACTTTTGTGTCCCCGACCAAACGACAGCCAGAAAAGGTGGGCCGCCATAAATCTAGGGACAGAAAGGAAGGCTGCAAGCAACAGTGA
- the LOC134411558 gene encoding urotensin-2-like produces the protein MALGCQLHQHASIPGHGSAGTPARNIRKPPSAYYQHCPKYYTLLHVNYQKLNKSKRIHHSWASSASVLEAGGSLQAAPDFSLLRPSPPSASEEDARFTLEALNARNRGPLQQIPTGGRGAQADNNPRKAGLRPSNFNPRESVKEALLGNVPRNTMLSRLLATNRKQYKKRGNLSECFWKYCV, from the exons ATGGCTCTGGGCTGCCAGCTCCATCAGCACGCCTCCATCCCTGGCCATGGTTCCGCTGGCACCCCGGCACGG AACATTCGGAAGCCTCCGAGTGCCTACTATCAACACTGTCCAAAATACTACACGCTGCTGCATGTCAACTATCAAAAACTGAACAAGTCTAAAAGAATTCACCATTCCTGGGCTTCCTCAGCCTCTGTCCTTGAGGCAGGCGGGAGTCTCCAGGCAGCTCCTGATTTCTCTCTCTTGCGTCCTTCTCCCCCTTCAGCAAGTGAAGAAGATGCCAGGTTCACTCTGGAGGCACTGAACGCCCGGAACCGAGGGCCCCTCCAGCAGATCCCGACTGGGGGACGAGGAGCGCAGGCAGACAACAATCCACGCAAAGCAG GTCTCAGGCCCAGCAACTTCAACCCCAGGGAAAGTGTCAAAGAG GCGCTCTTGGGAAACGTTCCCCGCAACACGATGCTCAGCCGCTTGCTGGCGACAAACAGGAAACAGTACAAGAAGCGCGGCAACCTCTCCGAATGCTTCTGGAAATACTGCGTGTGA